ATTTATTGTAGTGTATATCCAAGACCACTCGCCGTAGATCTTACCAGTAGTCTTATAAATCACCGGTATCCTCACCTAGCGGTACGGTACCGTGGGGAACCTCGCCGTGTACGGCGAAGAGGAGGTCACTTATACTAGTAGCGGGGAGATGAGGTATGGTACACGTTGGTGAGAAGGCACCGGATTTCGTGGTTCCACGGGCAGACGGGGACGCATACAACGACGTCGCGGAGTTCACCCTGTCGGAGGCGCTCGGCGACGGACCGATCGTCCTTGCGTTCTACCCGGCGGCGTTCACGAGCGGGTGCACCGAGGAGATGTGCTCGTTCCGCGATTCGATGGACGCGTTCGAAGACCTCGACGCGCAGGTCTACGGGATCAGCGTCGATCTACCGTTTGCCCAGAACATCTGGATCCAGGAGCACGATCTCAACTTTTCGATGCTCTCCGACTGGAACCACGACGTCATCCACCAGTACGACGTCGTTCTCGAGGACATGTACGGACTGGTCGAGGCAGCCCAGCGGAGCGTCTTCGTCCTCGACGACGAGGGCACCGTCGTCTACAAGTGGGTTCGCGACGGCGACAATCCGGACTTCGACGCGTTCGTCATGGAGGTTCGCGACGCGGTTGCGGAAGCCGCCGGCGAGTGAAGTGACTGCACCGCTGCGCACCGATGGAGCAGACATCCACTATCCCGATAGCGGTGAGAGGGAGTTCTACTCGGCTCGATCGGTGGCAGTCGCTTCCGGGAGGGGCTCGACGCGGAAGACGTAGTCGGCGTAGACGCCATCGAGGTTCGTGGGGTGTTCTTCGGCGGTGTGCGTTCGGCACAAAACAGCCTCCGCCTCGACGGCGCCGTGTCCGGTCTCTTCCTGGTAGCGCTCGAGGACGACGAACGCCGCCGGCTCGTCGCAATCGCGGCGGTGGCACGTGCGCGGGTTTGAATTCTCGTCCATACGTTCAGTTGGGGGCGTGGGTACTTTATGCTCTTCCTGCCCTGAAGAACGGTGTTCAGATGCGGATTGAAAGGTGAGGCATAACGTGTTCTGCGTGTCTATGGTCGAAAACGCTAGTCTCAATCGATGTCTCGACTAGATTGGGGTAGGTTTTGTGGAGCGAGAAGCAACACTACAGTAGTCGCTCTTGCGTAGCACATTGTTGATTTCAGAACGTTGCTCGGACAGCGTGTTTGAGTGCATCTCGTCCCGGTTTTCGATATAACTCTCGCCGTAGTTGGAACACTCTGAGATATTGCGTGAGTTTGCCCCAGGGAGTACGCTCGAGTCTATCGGGGTGGAACTGCCCGACTTTCCCTCGGTGTGCCACTCGTCGAACCGCTGTAGTGACGTTGATCGCCGTCTCCTCCGACCCGAGTATGACACGAGTACGTGTGTAAAGATACTCGTTCTCAGGACCGCATCGGAGCCACTAGAACGTTATCTCAGATGGTGAAACGACAGAGCGGAACACTTGTAATGGCCACGTCCAATTGTAAACTATGACTGATAAAACGGATAATCGAAGACGAACCAAGGTCGAGCGGGTAATAGACGACTACGACCTCGAGGGGTGGGGTGCGCGTCTCGAAGCAGAGTGGATCGGCGACGGTACCGAACGGACGAGTCTGCGCGATCTCGCGACCAAATTCAATCTCGCCGTGTTACGAGCGGCGCTGCGCGATGCGGGAATGTCGACGATCACGGCCGACGTCGAGAGCACGTACCACACGCTTACGGACGACGACGTCTCTCAATCTGACAAGATCCGAAAACGACGCGAACTCGAGCGCAACGGGGTCGACGTCGACGAGGTTCTTTCGGACTTCGTCACGCATCAAGCGGTCCACACGTACCTCACGAACGTTCGGGAAGCCGAGCTCACGCGGGACGACGAAGATCGCGCCGAACGCAAAAAAGAGACCATCCAGCGGTTAGCGAACAAGACGCGAGTCGTCACGGACTCGACGCTCGATGAACTGGTCCGCGCTGACCTATTGACTGACAGTGACTACGATGTATTCGTTAACGTTCGCGTCGTCTGTGACAAGTGCGGGACTGATTACGGGGTCGACGAACTGATCGAACAGGGCGGGTGTGATTGCCAGTGACTCTCTCTTTTCGGCCGTAAAT
Above is a genomic segment from Natribaculum luteum containing:
- a CDS encoding redoxin domain-containing protein, whose translation is MVHVGEKAPDFVVPRADGDAYNDVAEFTLSEALGDGPIVLAFYPAAFTSGCTEEMCSFRDSMDAFEDLDAQVYGISVDLPFAQNIWIQEHDLNFSMLSDWNHDVIHQYDVVLEDMYGLVEAAQRSVFVLDDEGTVVYKWVRDGDNPDFDAFVMEVRDAVAEAAGE
- the rdfA gene encoding rod-determining factor RdfA; amino-acid sequence: MTDKTDNRRRTKVERVIDDYDLEGWGARLEAEWIGDGTERTSLRDLATKFNLAVLRAALRDAGMSTITADVESTYHTLTDDDVSQSDKIRKRRELERNGVDVDEVLSDFVTHQAVHTYLTNVREAELTRDDEDRAERKKETIQRLANKTRVVTDSTLDELVRADLLTDSDYDVFVNVRVVCDKCGTDYGVDELIEQGGCDCQ